One genomic window of Streptomyces sp. WP-1 includes the following:
- the nudC gene encoding NAD(+) diphosphatase, translating into MTTWTDDTADRPISLTAPCGIDRAAHHRLDEAWLAAAWSHPTTRCFVVSGGQVLIDETADGRTEVVMTPSFEAPLTEAHRYFLGIDEDGVAYFALQKDALPGRIDQSARPAGLREAGLLLSPRDTALMVHAVGLENWQRTHRFCSRCGERTVIAAAGHIRRCQACGAEHYPRTDPAVIMAVTDADDRILLGRQVHWPEGRFSTLAGFVEPGESIEHAVRREVAEEVGVTVGAVEYVASQPWPFPSSLMLGFMARATTTDIDVDGDEISEARWFSREELHDAFEAGTVLPPYGISIAARLIEMWYGKPLPTRSFV; encoded by the coding sequence GTGACCACCTGGACCGACGACACAGCCGACCGACCCATCTCGCTGACCGCCCCCTGCGGCATCGACCGCGCCGCCCACCACCGGCTGGACGAGGCCTGGCTCGCGGCGGCGTGGAGCCACCCCACGACCCGCTGCTTCGTGGTCTCCGGCGGCCAGGTGCTCATCGACGAGACGGCCGACGGCCGCACCGAAGTCGTCATGACCCCCTCCTTCGAGGCCCCGCTCACCGAGGCGCACCGCTACTTCCTCGGCATCGACGAGGACGGCGTCGCCTACTTCGCGCTCCAGAAGGACGCGCTGCCCGGCCGCATCGACCAGTCCGCGCGCCCGGCGGGCCTGCGCGAGGCGGGCCTGCTGCTGTCCCCGCGCGACACCGCGCTCATGGTGCACGCCGTCGGCCTGGAGAACTGGCAGCGCACCCACCGCTTCTGCTCCCGCTGCGGCGAGCGGACCGTGATCGCGGCGGCCGGCCACATCCGCCGCTGCCAGGCGTGCGGCGCCGAGCACTACCCGCGCACCGACCCCGCCGTGATCATGGCCGTGACCGACGCGGACGACCGGATCCTGCTCGGCCGCCAGGTGCACTGGCCCGAGGGCCGCTTCTCCACGCTGGCCGGCTTCGTGGAGCCCGGCGAGTCCATCGAGCACGCGGTGCGCCGCGAGGTCGCCGAGGAGGTCGGCGTCACCGTCGGCGCCGTCGAGTACGTGGCGAGCCAGCCCTGGCCCTTCCCGTCCAGCCTGATGCTCGGCTTCATGGCGCGCGCCACCACCACCGACATCGACGTCGACGGCGACGAGATCTCCGAGGCCCGCTGGTTCTCCCGCGAGGAACTGCACGACGCCTTCGAGGCCGGTACGGTCCTGCCGCCCTACGGCATCTCCATCGCCGCCCGCCTGATCGAGATGTGGTACGGCAAGCCACTGCCGACGCGCAGCTTCGTCTGA
- a CDS encoding ATP-dependent DNA helicase, whose protein sequence is MSSSFSTGHPSRPEARRGSRGAYRLVRTPPSRTAPPVLDAAQRAVVDHRAGPLLVLAGPGTGKTTTLVESVAARIARGADPERILVLTFSRRAAVDLRDRMALRIGAARAPRATTFHSYSYALVRAHQDSGLFVEPLRLLSGPEQDVTVRELLAGQPELERLGLTHVRWPDELRACLTTRGFADEVRAVLARSRELGLAPGALDAFARRIGRPDWRAAAAFLAEYLDVLDLQGVIDYAELVHRAVLLARRPEAATALAARYDAVYVDEYQDTDPAQVRLLHALAGGGRTLVALGDPDQSIYTFRGADVNGILGFPEAFPRTGGGPAPVQVLRTNRRSGANLLAATRLITRRMPLTRLPADKVRAHREPAAARDGGRVEVYTYPTPGTELDNIADILRRAHLEDGLPWREMAVLVRAGARSLPTLRRALTAAGVPLDIDGDDLPLRHEPAVAPLLTALRAVARAEATGRGEQGEAGREERDAEERDAHEPTSGSPDLAEPPAPGSPPLGHVSDSPAPGQATASPSPLAERPFWLDTETALTLLGSPLAGMDAADLRRLGRALREEERAGGNMVPPPSDELLTRALAEPERLAVHDPSYARGAQRLGALLRTARERLANGGTAEEALWDLWNGTPWPGRLERAARRGGAAGRNADRDLDAVCALFATAARAEERTGGRGALNFLAEIEAEDIAADTLTRRAVRPDAVRLMTAHRAKGLEWRLVVVAGVQEGLWPDLRRRGSLLEADRIGRDGLAEPLTPGALLAEERRLFYAAATRARDRLVVTAVKAPAEDGDQPSRFLTELGVEPKDVTGRPRRPLAVAALVAELRATTVDPDASPALREAAARRLARLAALTDEDDRPLVPAAHPSRWWGMFDQTESKVPLRHRDQPVVLSGSALDQLANTCALQWFLGREVKADAPATTAQGFGNVVHVLADEVASGRTPADLDVLMERLDSVWNALAFDAPWKSRQEKDNARAALERFLNWHVMNRATRTSVASEQDFDVTLEAGDYQVRVRGQMDRVETDAEGRAYVVDFKTGKQAPTVREVERHPQLAVYQLAVREGAVDTAFDGEHPEPGGAELVHLRQGAAKRDGGETLPKVQTQEPLTGEWVGELLATAAGKVLDERFGPSAGQHCAHCAFRASCSARPEGRHVVE, encoded by the coding sequence GTGAGCTCCTCATTCTCCACCGGACACCCGTCGCGCCCCGAGGCGCGGCGGGGGAGCCGTGGCGCTTACCGCCTGGTCCGTACCCCGCCGTCCCGGACGGCTCCTCCTGTTCTGGACGCCGCCCAGCGCGCCGTGGTTGACCACCGCGCCGGCCCCCTGCTGGTGCTCGCGGGACCCGGCACCGGCAAGACGACCACCCTGGTCGAGTCGGTGGCCGCGCGGATCGCCCGGGGCGCCGACCCCGAGCGCATCCTGGTGCTCACGTTCAGCCGCCGGGCCGCCGTCGACCTGCGCGACCGGATGGCCCTGCGCATCGGCGCGGCCCGCGCGCCCCGGGCGACCACGTTCCACTCGTACAGCTACGCCCTGGTCCGCGCCCATCAGGACAGCGGGCTGTTCGTCGAGCCGCTGCGGCTGCTGTCCGGCCCCGAGCAGGACGTCACGGTCCGGGAGCTGCTGGCCGGGCAGCCGGAGCTGGAGCGGCTGGGGCTGACGCATGTGCGCTGGCCGGACGAGCTGCGCGCCTGCCTGACCACGCGCGGCTTCGCCGACGAGGTCCGCGCCGTCCTCGCCCGCAGCCGCGAGCTGGGGCTCGCGCCGGGCGCCCTGGACGCGTTCGCCCGCCGCATCGGCCGCCCCGACTGGCGCGCGGCCGCCGCGTTCCTCGCCGAGTACCTGGACGTGCTCGACCTCCAGGGCGTGATCGACTACGCCGAGCTGGTGCACCGCGCGGTCCTCCTCGCCCGCCGCCCCGAGGCCGCCACGGCCCTCGCCGCGCGGTACGACGCCGTGTACGTGGACGAGTACCAGGACACCGACCCGGCCCAGGTACGGCTCCTGCACGCGCTGGCGGGCGGCGGCCGCACCCTGGTCGCGCTCGGCGACCCCGACCAGTCGATCTACACCTTCCGGGGCGCCGACGTGAACGGCATCCTCGGCTTCCCGGAGGCCTTCCCGCGCACCGGCGGCGGACCGGCGCCCGTCCAGGTGCTGCGCACCAACCGCCGTTCCGGCGCGAACCTGCTGGCCGCGACCCGGCTGATCACCCGGCGGATGCCGCTGACCCGGCTGCCCGCCGACAAGGTGCGCGCCCACCGGGAGCCGGCCGCGGCCCGGGACGGCGGCCGGGTCGAGGTCTACACGTACCCGACCCCGGGCACCGAGCTGGACAACATCGCGGACATCCTGCGCCGCGCCCACCTGGAGGACGGCCTCCCCTGGCGCGAGATGGCCGTCCTGGTGCGCGCCGGCGCCCGCTCCCTGCCGACCCTGCGCCGTGCCCTGACCGCGGCGGGCGTCCCCCTGGACATCGACGGCGACGACCTCCCCCTGCGCCACGAGCCCGCAGTGGCCCCCCTGCTGACGGCCCTGCGCGCGGTGGCGAGGGCGGAGGCGACGGGGAGGGGGGAGCAGGGCGAAGCCGGCCGCGAGGAGAGGGATGCGGAGGAGAGGGACGCGCACGAGCCCACGTCCGGCTCTCCGGACCTGGCGGAGCCGCCCGCACCCGGCTCCCCGCCCCTCGGCCATGTCTCGGACTCCCCGGCCCCTGGTCAGGCCACGGCCTCCCCGAGCCCCCTCGCCGAACGTCCCTTCTGGCTCGACACCGAGACCGCGCTCACCCTGCTCGGCTCGCCGCTCGCCGGCATGGACGCGGCCGATCTGCGGCGGCTGGGGCGGGCGTTGCGGGAGGAGGAGCGGGCCGGCGGGAACATGGTGCCGCCGCCCTCCGACGAGCTGCTCACCCGGGCGCTCGCCGAGCCGGAGCGGCTGGCGGTGCACGACCCGTCGTACGCCCGCGGCGCCCAGCGGCTCGGCGCGCTCCTGCGCACGGCCCGCGAGCGCCTCGCGAACGGCGGTACCGCCGAGGAGGCGCTGTGGGACCTGTGGAACGGCACGCCCTGGCCCGGCCGCCTGGAGCGTGCCGCCCGGCGCGGCGGCGCGGCCGGCCGTAACGCCGACCGGGACCTGGACGCCGTCTGCGCCCTGTTCGCCACCGCCGCGCGCGCCGAGGAGCGCACCGGCGGACGCGGCGCCCTGAACTTCCTGGCGGAGATCGAGGCCGAGGACATCGCCGCCGACACACTGACCCGCCGCGCGGTACGGCCCGACGCCGTCCGTCTGATGACCGCGCACCGCGCCAAGGGCCTGGAGTGGCGCCTGGTCGTCGTCGCCGGTGTCCAGGAGGGCCTGTGGCCCGACCTCAGACGCCGTGGCTCGCTCCTGGAGGCCGACCGCATCGGCCGCGACGGACTCGCCGAACCGCTCACCCCGGGCGCGCTGCTCGCCGAGGAACGCCGGCTCTTCTACGCCGCCGCCACCCGCGCGCGCGACCGCCTGGTCGTCACCGCCGTGAAGGCACCCGCCGAGGACGGCGACCAGCCCTCCCGGTTCCTGACCGAGCTGGGCGTCGAGCCGAAGGACGTCACCGGCCGCCCCCGCCGCCCGCTGGCCGTCGCCGCGCTGGTGGCCGAGCTGCGCGCCACCACCGTCGACCCGGACGCCTCTCCCGCCCTGCGCGAGGCCGCGGCCCGCCGCCTGGCCCGGCTCGCCGCGCTCACCGACGAGGACGACCGCCCCCTCGTCCCGGCCGCCCACCCCTCCCGCTGGTGGGGCATGTTCGACCAGACCGAGAGCAAGGTGCCGCTGCGCCACCGCGACCAGCCCGTCGTGCTGTCCGGCAGCGCCCTGGACCAGCTCGCCAACACCTGCGCCCTCCAGTGGTTCCTGGGCCGCGAGGTGAAGGCCGACGCGCCCGCCACCACCGCCCAGGGCTTCGGCAATGTCGTCCATGTCCTCGCCGACGAGGTCGCCTCCGGGCGCACCCCGGCCGACCTGGACGTCCTCATGGAGCGCCTGGACTCGGTGTGGAACGCGCTCGCCTTCGACGCGCCCTGGAAGTCGCGCCAGGAGAAGGACAACGCCCGCGCCGCACTCGAACGCTTTCTCAACTGGCATGTGATGAACCGCGCCACCCGCACTTCCGTCGCCAGTGAGCAGGACTTCGACGTCACCCTGGAGGCGGGCGACTACCAGGTCCGTGTCCGCGGCCAGATGGACCGGGTCGAGACGGACGCCGAGGGCCGCGCCTACGTGGTCGACTTCAAGACCGGCAAACAGGCGCCCACCGTGCGCGAGGTGGAGCGCCACCCCCAGCTCGCCGTCTACCAGCTCGCCGTCCGCGAGGGCGCCGTCGACACCGCCTTCGACGGGGAGCACCCCGAGCCCGGCGGCGCCGAACTGGTGCACCTGAGGCAGGGCGCCGCCAAGCGCGACGGCGGCGAGACCCTGCCCAAGGTGCAGACCCAGGAGCCGCTCACCGGGGAGTGGGTCGGCGAGCTGCTCGCCACCGCCGCCGGAAAGGTCCTGGACGAGCGGTTCGGCCCGAGCGCCGGCCAGCACTGCGCCCACTGCGCCTTCCGCGCCTCGTGCAGCGCACGGCCGGAGGGACGGCACGTGGTGGAGTGA
- a CDS encoding UvrD-helicase domain-containing protein: MPAHLTDPEQLKELLGIPFTTEQTACITAPPAPQVIVAGAGSGKTTVMAARVVWLVGTGQVAPEQVLGLTFTNKAAGELAERVRKALVRAGVTDPDAIDPDNPPGEPVISTYHSFAGRLLTDHGLRIGLEPASRLLADATRYQLAARVLREAPGPYPALTRSFADLVGDLLALDAELSEHLVEPGELRAWDAELLTTLQDARLSNAELRKVPETAAARRELAGLVQRYRAAKRERDLLDFGDQIALSARLATLPEVGRLLREEFRVVLLDEYQDTSVAQRVLLSGLFGAGTGHPVTAVGDPCQAIYGWRGASVANLDDFPDHFRHADKTPATRQALSENRRSGGRLLDLANGLAAPLRALHAGVEALRPAPGAERDGLVRCALLPTHAEELDWLADSVAHLVRTGTPPGEIAVLCRTAADFAALQGALVAREVPVEVVGLSGLLHLPEVADLVAVCEVLQDPGANAGLVRLLTGPRWRIGPRDLALLGRRARLLVAHAGAGDTDDPDRRLAAAVEGTDPAEVISLADALDTFLDARGGDEDGLPFSPDARVRFARLATELRDLRRALSDPLMDVLHRVLAVTGLEVELSASPGALAARRRETLANFLDVAAAFAAGDGEATLLAFLGFLRTAAQYEKGLDNALPGGENTVKVLTAHRSKGLEWDVVAVPGLVTGTFPSAQGRDKWTAQAKVLPHALRGDAATLPDVDGWDARGMKAFHEAMKEHQHTEELRLGYVTFTRPRSLLLGSGHWWGPSQKKKRGPSDFLRELYEHCAAGYGEIEVWAEEPADDEENPALRESEADLAWPLPLDAGALARRRAAAETVLAHLDTLPGTGPAPADPAAYEDPDWPAPPEEPPYDEPYDEPYDEPPYDEADDEPPYEDPYDAGPDPEPHGDEPCGGAPHAGGAPAIPHQAPAPAEPGPHPSLTPEESRLTASWDRDLDALAGELLLARRAVTDVPLPPTLTATQLLRLAEDPDGLAQELARPMPRPPQRAARRGTRFHAWVESRYEELALPLLEPDELPGADAEIADEQDLEALKEAFERTEYARRTPYRVEEPVQLVLAGRVVRGRIDAVYRKGEGASATYEIVDWKTGREHTADPLQLAVYRLAWAEQQGVPLDAVTATFLYVRTGEAVRPRDLPGRAALERLLTGGPGAADGAGDVIQRAPRV; this comes from the coding sequence ATGCCCGCCCATCTCACCGATCCCGAGCAGCTCAAGGAGCTCCTCGGCATCCCCTTCACCACGGAGCAGACGGCCTGCATCACCGCGCCGCCCGCCCCGCAGGTGATCGTGGCCGGTGCCGGTTCGGGCAAGACGACCGTGATGGCGGCCCGCGTGGTCTGGCTGGTCGGCACCGGACAGGTCGCCCCCGAGCAGGTCCTCGGGCTGACCTTCACCAACAAGGCCGCGGGCGAACTGGCCGAACGCGTCCGCAAGGCCCTCGTCAGGGCCGGCGTCACCGACCCCGACGCGATCGACCCGGACAACCCCCCGGGCGAGCCGGTCATCTCCACCTACCACTCCTTCGCCGGCCGCCTCCTCACCGACCACGGCCTGCGCATCGGCCTGGAGCCCGCCTCCCGCCTCCTCGCCGACGCCACCCGCTACCAGCTCGCCGCCCGTGTGCTGCGCGAGGCCCCCGGCCCCTACCCGGCGCTCACCCGGTCCTTCGCCGACCTGGTCGGCGACCTGCTCGCCCTGGACGCCGAACTCTCCGAACACCTGGTGGAACCCGGCGAACTGCGCGCCTGGGACGCCGAGTTGCTGACCACCCTCCAGGACGCCAGACTCAGCAACGCCGAACTGCGCAAGGTCCCCGAGACCGCCGCCGCCCGCCGCGAACTCGCCGGACTGGTCCAGCGCTACCGGGCCGCCAAACGCGAACGCGACCTGCTCGACTTCGGCGACCAGATCGCCCTGTCCGCCCGCCTCGCGACGCTGCCCGAGGTGGGCCGCCTGCTGCGCGAGGAGTTCCGGGTGGTCCTCCTGGACGAGTACCAGGACACCTCCGTCGCCCAACGCGTCCTGCTCTCGGGCCTGTTCGGCGCCGGCACCGGCCACCCGGTGACCGCCGTGGGCGACCCCTGCCAGGCCATCTACGGCTGGCGCGGCGCCTCCGTCGCCAACCTGGACGACTTCCCCGACCACTTCCGCCACGCCGACAAAACCCCCGCCACCCGCCAGGCCCTCAGCGAGAACCGCCGCAGCGGCGGCCGCCTCCTCGACCTCGCCAACGGACTCGCCGCCCCCCTGCGCGCCCTGCACGCGGGCGTCGAGGCCCTGCGCCCGGCCCCCGGCGCCGAGCGCGACGGCCTGGTCCGCTGCGCCCTGCTGCCCACCCACGCCGAGGAACTGGACTGGCTCGCCGACTCCGTCGCCCACCTCGTGCGCACCGGCACCCCGCCCGGCGAGATCGCCGTCCTGTGCCGTACGGCCGCCGACTTCGCCGCCCTCCAGGGCGCGCTGGTCGCCCGGGAGGTCCCGGTCGAGGTGGTCGGCCTGTCCGGGCTGCTGCACCTGCCCGAGGTCGCAGACCTGGTCGCCGTCTGCGAGGTCCTCCAGGACCCCGGCGCCAACGCCGGCCTGGTACGGCTGCTGACCGGCCCCCGCTGGCGCATCGGCCCCCGTGACCTCGCCCTGCTCGGCCGCCGCGCCCGGCTGCTGGTCGCCCACGCGGGCGCCGGTGACACCGACGACCCGGACCGCCGCCTCGCCGCCGCCGTGGAGGGCACCGACCCGGCCGAGGTGATATCGCTCGCCGACGCCCTGGACACCTTCCTGGACGCCCGCGGCGGGGACGAGGACGGGCTGCCGTTCTCCCCGGACGCCCGCGTGCGCTTCGCCCGCCTCGCCACCGAACTGCGCGATCTGCGCCGCGCGTTGTCCGACCCGCTGATGGACGTCCTGCACCGCGTCCTCGCCGTCACCGGCCTGGAGGTGGAGCTGTCGGCGTCCCCGGGCGCCCTGGCCGCCCGCCGCCGCGAGACCCTCGCCAACTTCCTCGACGTCGCCGCCGCCTTCGCCGCGGGCGACGGCGAGGCCACCCTGCTCGCCTTCCTGGGCTTCCTGCGCACCGCCGCCCAGTACGAGAAGGGCCTCGACAACGCCCTGCCCGGCGGCGAGAACACCGTCAAGGTGCTCACCGCGCACCGGTCCAAGGGCCTGGAATGGGACGTCGTGGCCGTGCCCGGCCTGGTCACCGGCACCTTCCCCAGCGCCCAGGGCCGCGACAAGTGGACCGCGCAGGCCAAGGTGCTGCCGCACGCGCTGCGCGGCGACGCCGCCACCCTGCCCGACGTGGACGGCTGGGACGCGCGCGGCATGAAGGCGTTCCACGAGGCCATGAAGGAGCACCAGCACACCGAGGAACTCCGCCTCGGCTACGTCACCTTCACCCGCCCCCGCTCCCTCCTGCTCGGCTCCGGCCACTGGTGGGGCCCCAGCCAGAAGAAGAAGCGCGGCCCCTCCGACTTCCTCCGGGAGCTGTACGAACACTGCGCCGCCGGGTACGGCGAGATCGAGGTCTGGGCCGAGGAGCCCGCCGACGACGAGGAGAACCCGGCCCTGCGGGAGTCCGAGGCCGACCTGGCCTGGCCGCTGCCCCTGGACGCCGGCGCCCTCGCCCGCCGCCGCGCCGCCGCCGAGACGGTCCTCGCCCACCTCGACACCCTGCCCGGCACCGGCCCGGCCCCCGCCGACCCCGCCGCCTACGAGGACCCGGACTGGCCGGCACCCCCGGAGGAACCGCCGTACGACGAGCCGTACGACGAGCCGTACGACGAGCCGCCGTACGACGAGGCCGACGACGAGCCGCCGTACGAAGACCCGTACGACGCCGGGCCGGACCCCGAGCCGCACGGCGACGAGCCCTGCGGCGGCGCCCCGCACGCCGGCGGCGCCCCCGCCATCCCCCACCAGGCCCCCGCCCCCGCCGAGCCGGGCCCTCACCCCTCCCTCACCCCCGAGGAGTCCCGCCTGACCGCCTCCTGGGACCGCGATCTGGACGCCCTCGCCGGGGAACTGCTGCTCGCCCGCCGCGCCGTCACGGACGTACCCCTGCCCCCGACGCTCACCGCCACCCAGCTGCTGCGGCTGGCCGAGGACCCGGACGGGCTCGCGCAGGAACTCGCGCGCCCCATGCCGCGCCCCCCGCAGCGGGCCGCACGCCGGGGCACCCGCTTCCACGCCTGGGTGGAGTCGCGCTACGAGGAGCTGGCGCTGCCCCTGCTGGAGCCCGACGAGCTGCCCGGCGCCGACGCCGAGATCGCCGACGAACAGGACCTGGAAGCGCTCAAGGAAGCCTTCGAGCGCACCGAGTACGCCCGGCGCACGCCGTACCGCGTGGAGGAGCCGGTCCAGCTCGTCCTCGCCGGGCGGGTCGTACGCGGCCGGATCGACGCCGTCTACCGGAAGGGCGAGGGCGCGTCGGCGACGTACGAGATCGTGGACTGGAAGACCGGCCGGGAGCACACCGCCGACCCGCTCCAGCTCGCCGTGTACCGGCTGGCCTGGGCCGAACAGCAGGGCGTCCCGCTCGACGCGGTCACCGCCACGTTCCTGTACGTGCGCACCGGGGAGGCCGTACGCCCCCGGGACCTGCCCGGCCGTGCCGCGCTGGAACGGCTGCTCACCGGCGGGCCCGGGGCAGCGGACGGGGCGGGCGACGTGATCCAGCGCGCCCCCCGAGTGTGA
- a CDS encoding mycoredoxin, producing MQGTVTMYSTTWCGYCRRLKSQMEREGIAYTEINIEQDPESAAFVEKANGGNQTVPTVLFADGTTMTNPSLAQVKQKLAA from the coding sequence ATGCAGGGCACTGTGACGATGTACAGCACGACTTGGTGCGGTTACTGCCGTCGGCTGAAGAGCCAGATGGAGCGGGAGGGCATCGCCTACACCGAGATCAACATCGAGCAGGACCCCGAGTCCGCGGCCTTCGTGGAGAAGGCGAATGGCGGAAACCAGACGGTCCCGACCGTGCTCTTCGCGGACGGCACCACGATGACGAACCCTTCGCTGGCCCAGGTCAAGCAGAAGCTCGCGGCCTGA
- a CDS encoding dipeptidase: MSQTPDSAVRTYIEQHRAAFLDDLTAWLRIPSVSARPDHAPDVRRSADWLAAKLTETGFATVEVWPTDGAPAVFAEWPSGDPDAPTVLVYGHHDVQPAAREDGWDSEPFEPVVRGNRLYARGAADDKGQVFFHTLGVRAHLAATGRTAPAVNLKLLIEGEEESGSPHFRALVEERAERLAADAVIVSDTGMWAEDTPTVCTGMRGLAECEIRLYGPDQDIHSGSFGGAVPNPATAVARLVAALHDERGRVAVPGFYDGVVELTDRERELFAELPFDEERWLRTAKSRATLGEAGHTTLERIWARPTAEVNGIGGGYQGPGSKTIIPSSALVKLSFRLVAGQDPDHIEKAVRAWAAEQVPAGIRCEIDFGSATRPCLTPLDHPALRSVARAMGRAFEGPVRFTREGGSGPAADLQEVLGAPVLFLGISVPSDGWHAPDEKVELDLLLKGVETSAYLWTDLAENWRPTP, encoded by the coding sequence ATGAGCCAGACCCCGGACAGCGCCGTCCGCACGTACATCGAGCAGCACCGCGCCGCCTTCCTCGACGACCTCACCGCATGGCTGCGCATCCCCTCCGTGTCGGCCCGGCCCGACCACGCGCCCGATGTGCGGCGCAGCGCCGACTGGCTCGCCGCGAAACTGACCGAGACCGGTTTCGCTACCGTCGAGGTCTGGCCCACCGACGGCGCCCCGGCCGTCTTCGCCGAGTGGCCCTCCGGTGACCCGGACGCGCCGACCGTGCTGGTCTACGGCCACCATGACGTGCAGCCCGCCGCCCGCGAGGACGGCTGGGACAGCGAGCCCTTCGAGCCCGTCGTGCGCGGAAACCGCCTCTACGCGCGCGGCGCCGCCGACGACAAGGGCCAGGTCTTCTTCCACACCCTGGGCGTACGCGCCCACCTCGCCGCCACCGGCCGCACCGCCCCCGCCGTCAACCTCAAACTGCTGATCGAGGGCGAGGAGGAGTCCGGCTCCCCGCATTTCCGGGCCCTGGTGGAGGAGCGGGCCGAGCGCCTGGCGGCCGACGCCGTGATCGTCTCCGACACCGGCATGTGGGCCGAGGACACCCCCACGGTGTGCACCGGCATGCGCGGCCTCGCCGAGTGCGAGATCCGGCTGTACGGCCCCGACCAGGACATCCACTCCGGCTCCTTCGGCGGCGCCGTGCCCAACCCGGCCACCGCCGTCGCCCGCCTGGTCGCCGCCCTGCACGACGAGCGGGGGCGGGTGGCCGTCCCCGGCTTCTACGACGGTGTCGTGGAGCTGACCGACCGCGAGCGCGAACTCTTCGCCGAGCTGCCCTTCGACGAGGAGCGCTGGCTGCGCACCGCCAAGTCCCGCGCGACCCTGGGTGAGGCCGGACACACCACCCTGGAGCGCATCTGGGCCCGCCCGACCGCCGAGGTCAACGGGATCGGCGGCGGCTACCAGGGCCCCGGCAGCAAGACGATCATCCCGTCCTCCGCCCTGGTGAAGCTGTCCTTCCGGCTGGTCGCCGGGCAGGACCCCGACCACATCGAGAAGGCGGTCCGCGCCTGGGCCGCCGAGCAGGTGCCCGCCGGGATCCGCTGCGAGATCGACTTCGGCTCCGCGACCCGCCCCTGCCTGACCCCGCTCGACCACCCGGCGCTCCGGTCGGTGGCCCGCGCGATGGGCCGCGCCTTCGAGGGCCCGGTCCGCTTCACCCGCGAGGGCGGCTCCGGACCCGCCGCCGACCTCCAGGAGGTCCTCGGCGCCCCCGTCCTCTTCCTGGGGATCTCCGTCCCCTCCGACGGCTGGCACGCGCCCGACGAGAAGGTGGAACTCGACCTCCTCCTCAAGGGCGTCGAGACCAGCGCCTACCTGTGGACCGACCTGGCCGAGAACTGGCGGCCCACGCCCTGA
- a CDS encoding MGMT family protein produces MSEQSPGAEPRDTHPDDLPEYAERVLEVAELIPPGRVMTYGDVAEWLEDGGPRQVGRVMSLYGGAVPWWRVVRSDGALLPGHELRALAHYRAEGTPLREAGKSAAGHLPRLDMRRARWDGGTDAGHT; encoded by the coding sequence ATGAGCGAGCAGAGCCCCGGCGCGGAGCCCCGCGACACGCACCCGGACGACCTGCCCGAGTACGCCGAGCGGGTCCTGGAGGTCGCCGAGCTGATCCCGCCCGGACGGGTCATGACGTACGGCGATGTCGCCGAGTGGCTGGAGGACGGCGGCCCGCGCCAGGTCGGCCGGGTGATGTCCCTGTACGGCGGCGCCGTGCCGTGGTGGCGCGTCGTACGCTCCGACGGGGCGCTGCTGCCGGGCCACGAGCTGCGCGCGCTGGCGCACTACCGGGCCGAGGGCACACCGTTGCGCGAGGCGGGCAAAAGTGCCGCGGGTCACCTGCCGCGGCTCGACATGCGGCGGGCCCGGTGGGACGGCGGTACGGACGCGGGTCACACCTGA